In one window of Plasmodium berghei ANKA genome assembly, chromosome: 14 DNA:
- a CDS encoding histone-lysine N-methyltransferase, H3 lysine-4 specific, putative, with protein MSFSAIKYESKILESLASMLNLNEKTDNEILDEIKDENPNITFEIDDDIKKLIDINKINCTCNASKKKIDEYKGKKFEYFYNIETYGVDFFLDICNALCRSNYKPFLTEEGKNEIINGLRIRRNSNLYKYVSFFLSKERLNKERLSDKKSPEHIYHCFKCLKSVLHIYNDDQNNNETKNMYLNQNKYITEEIEEKIENDILNSNDTFKSQQQNHQDGVISVFKYKSELSSITRKSNQKIVQTIFEHTKNFNTKEHKLAFIKDTKLKGSNMQNTVNTDSTTNSIPSNEFYINNSIMSNSNFNNSIMSNSNFNNSIMSNSNFNNSIMSNSNFTNTYSMENNNPENSIQEGNEKYIPNTNEFKTKRFSLRSRQFSGKKECSNKYKNLNKKVKLNSQNKSLTRNSYRNDCNSITNYCNNRQIRKRRTFSNNRKNRNSTNSFMPDYLYLENTREQIDSIYFSNSIFKSIDKSIEKIDMIVNENKFFDNDDEESQSKFKESQTKENEVQENIENENYKGKSEKNEPEEYNPYLESENGNVLGEINNEKKSLDNLSSIIINQNELNNLSNNENFIDIINENEDANKLIDTKIKSLHEQTNERDLEEQLNKQNIILDESKEKNVSEYGIYEKHTLSKNFCNYEEYEGNQSDDTSYSTNGSNYSKYLKRKKKLEEQGKIVIDLNLLHRNTIKPNMKQYRDEKMAEKLRIEKLKKILEEKKMLLCRVEDIAKKRNRIHVKTQILSEDSKIKRIYFSHKMKKVYNYKFGYFGSGWSNNKTEWTPFIHAPFFDNQHNTIYKNRNKKLYEEIYDTILHGRIHPHIKVVELKDHMHPIRLCTPSNEDCYSVIYTGEKIKSTDERVIFGEYTGFVANNKELPQEKHQYIFALTFNKKVFNDRKNVVFINEIDSYDNESDEKENSVEGNISEMKYTNMKNGNNYKGNQFNLDEDKHKEEINTETEKMNDAGKGEKNKSLGNNNKNKENDDIIDKSKKKKENKNSNINDKSKELNNLIILPDNYTYAVDSSYMFNEMSLVNHYKTCSIFNNYDFRINAEWQIVYLDGWPHIILTSIPGVEIETGEEIFADFGFEWFDRVNDICLNDFIKNNYEHRLNEIGIKNIKEKNFNGLDDIVDKYNLLKNYTTCNICIHSVNTDCSNYIICSGCNHVYHLKCVNRLNFQINENYDWFCSSCIQFSMNIISQKEFLEYIKKENNKRLINYFIEHNKHIDQGKTKSSEKLLMLENNNENNLDSYNCEKNHEIQLDDENYINSFENIKKLLQCKENIDDLLNNQQIINAFLENVDNNINILQGEEGQNDNIILKNPELKNLIENSYELHLLIEYKNKIDDLLLCRENINFLLNNEQAKQTFQMRIKTINYLMQNKKCIENLVESIEKKNRGEITKNNNATFKTTNDQLQLLMTDNAQNGNTGNLSSLDLFKYENGEQNFVALREENETTQSTIISAHGKYPYSKDGCYFTSVYENVLYKKTNHIIKNLKDLKNKNRKSRFKNNSIKNEVNDENNNGSDGAGLNAYYNYMMKLSKKLLGLPLIREFEKGINTHQPSLPLNANLKKLEVCSNCYKKHGNLAKAVICRVTKLHFETNYNDGLGEEELHKMSSECIQYVIKELANTIKEYRKQELNSAFIQYTKKKKQSGLVNNKEHDIKIGNRFSDIITSSDIINSTFNKTDIENKDFYHSLSKSLYKDTYETDDNIAIQRSHLSYIDKNRSVNNSFENQQDGNSTLQTNTYTIFGKKHENNDDGDGNGKSRHQVNISSDTIDEKNASDQENFKNDKYISYNDENISTHNNDINNVYFRSENGDSNNNDYKNQKTNNFKNDDELLTTNEILLDDKKKEDKSISNNNLNINNFIPLFGIELGKTKFQREFTNGTYVGTVTKQIKDDNDNHFFVVTYEDGDVEWITPFFLFQELLKQGTNNIEYPLATPFKDLMNPNFKKDIKLNNYFLELKVEKKKKKGTGEYNSNNNSATKRQKHNQEGTSSKTKKRYSAKQ; from the exons ATGAGTTTTTCAGCGATCAAGTATGAATCTAAAATATTGGAGAGTTTAGCTAGTATGCTAAATCTCAATGAAAAGACGGATAATGAAATACTagatgaaataaaagatgaaaaCCCTAACATAACATTTGAAATCGatgatgatataaaaaaattgattgatataaataagatTAATTGCACCTGTAATGcatctaaaaaaaaaatagacgAATATAAAGGTAAAAAATTTgagtatttttataatattgaaaCATATGGAGTCGATTTTTTTCTAGATATTTGTAACGCCTTATGTAGATCAAATTATAAGCCCTTTTTAACAGAAGAAGGAAAAAACGAAATTATCAATGGATTAAGAATTCGAAGAAATTCTaacttatataaatatgtttcattttttttaagtaaGGAAAGATTAAATAAAGAACGATTAAGTGATAAAAAAAGCCCTgaacatatatatcattgTTTTAAGTGTTTAAAAAGtgtattacatatatataatgatgaccaaaataataatgaaacaaaaaatatgtatttgaatcaaaataaatatataacagaagaaattgaagaaaaaatcgaaaacgatatattaaattcaAATGACACTTTTAAATCACAACAACAAAACCATCAAGATGGAGTCATATCagtatttaaatataaatcagAATTAAGTTCTATAACCAGAAAATCTaatcaaaaaatagtaCAAACAATTTTTGAGCACactaaaaattttaatacaaaAGAACATAAACTAGCTTTTATAAAGGACACCAAACTAAAAGGATCAAATATGCAGAATACTGTTAATACTGATAGTACTACTAATAGTATTCCTAGTAAcgaattttatattaataatagtattatGAGTAATagtaattttaataatagtattatGAGTAATAgtaattttaataacagTATTATGAGTAATAgtaattttaataacagTATTATGAGTAATAGTAATTTTACTAATACTTATAGtatggaaaataataatccTGAAAATAGTATCCAAGAAGgcaatgaaaaatatattccaaATACTAATGAATTTAAAACTAAAAGATTTAGCCTTCGTTCTAGACAATTTTCAGGAAAGAAGGAAtgttcaaataaatataaaaacctaaataaaaaagtaaaacTTAATTCTCAGAATAAATCGTTAACCCGAAATTCTTATAGAAATGATTGCAACTCAATTACAAATTATTGTAATAACAGACAAATTCGAAAAAGACGCactttttcaaataatagaaaaaatcgGAATAGTACTAATTCGTTTATGCCtgattatttatatttagaaaatacGCGAGAACAAATTGATtcgatatatttttctaattctatttttaaaagtattGATAAAtctattgaaaaaattgatatGATTGtgaatgaaaataaattttttgataatgaCGATGAAGAGAGTCAATCTAAATTTAAAGAATCTCAAACAAAGGAGAATGAGGTAcaagaaaatatagaaaatgaaaattacaaaggaaaaagtgaaaaaaatgaaccCGAAGAATATAATCCATATTTAGAATCAGAAAATGGTAATGTTTTAGGTGagataaataatgaaaaaaaaagtttagATAATTTATCTtctataataataaatcaaaaCGAATTGAATAATCTTTCAAATAACGAAAACTTTATTGATATTATAAACGAGAATGAAGATGCAAACAAACTAATTGATACAAAAATCAAATCTTTACATGAACAAACTAATGAAAGAGATTTAGAAGAGCAATTAAATAagcaaaatataatattagaCGAATCTAAAGAAAAGAATGTAAGTGAATATGGAATATATGAGAAACATACATTATCAAAAAACTTTTGTAACTATGAAGAATATGAAGGTAATCAAAGTGATGATACATCTTATTCTACTAATGGATcaaattattcaaaatatttaaaaaggaaaaaaaaattagaagaACAAGGGAAAATAGTTATAGATTTAAACTTGCTTCATAGAAACACAATAAAACCAAATATGAAGCAATATCGAGATGAAAAAATGGCAGAAAAATTAAGGATTgaaaagttaaaaaaaatattagaagagaaaaaaatgctaTTATGTAGGGTAGAAGATAttgcaaaaaaaagaaatagaaTACATGTAAAAACTCAAATATTATCTGAAGAttctaaaataaaaagaatatattttagtcataaaatgaaaaaagtatataattataaatttggCTATTTTGGATCTGGATGGtctaataataaaacagaATGGACCCCATTTATACATGCAccattttttgataatcagcataatactatatataaaaatagaaataaaaaattatatgaagaaatatatgatacAATATTACATGGTAGGATACATCCACATATTAAGGTTGTGGAACTAAAAGATCACATGCATCCAATACGATTATGCACGCCAAGCAATGAAGACTGTTATTCAGTTATTTATACaggagaaaaaataaaatcaacTGACGAAAGAGTTATATTTGGTGAGTACACTGGTTTTGTagcaaataataaagaacTTCCTCAAGAAAAACaccaatatatatttgctCTTACATTCAATAAAAAGGTTTTTAATGATAGAAAAAATGTTGTCTTTATTAATGAGATTGATTCATATGATAATGAGAGTGatgaaaaggaaaatagTGTTGAGGGAAACATTTCTGAAATGAAATATactaatatgaaaaatggGAATAATTATAAAGGTAATCAATTTAATTTGGATGAAGATAAACataaagaagaaataaatacagagacagaaaaaatgaatgaCGCAGGAAAaggagaaaaaaataaatcattaggtaataataataaaaataaagaaaatgatgatataatagataaatctaaaaaaaaaaaagaaaataaaaattctaatattaatgataaatcaaaagaattaaacaatttaattatacTTCCAGACAATTATACATATGCGGTTGATTCTTCTTACATGTTTAATGAAATGTCATTGGTAAATCATTATAAAACATGTtcaatatttaataattatgattttAGAATAAATGCTGAATGGCAAATAGTTTATTTAGATGGTTGGccacatataatattaacatCTATCCCAGGTGTAGAAATAGAAACAGGAGAAGAAATTTTTGCAGATTTTGGATTTGAATGGTTTGATAGAGTTAATGATATATGCCTAAAcgattttattaaaaataattatgagcatagattaaatgaaataggaatcaaaaatataaaagaaaaaaattttaatggTCTCGATGATATTgtagataaatataatttattaaaaaattatacaacatgcaatatatgcatacataGTGTTAATACCGATTGCAgcaattatattatatgctCAGGTTGTAATCAtgtttatcatttaaaatgtgtaaatcggttaaattttcaaattaatgaaaacTATGATTGGTTTTGTTCTAGTTGTATTCAATTTtctatgaatataattagCCAAAAGGAATTtttagaatatataaaaaaagaaaataataaaagacttattaattattttattgaacataataaacatatagATCAGGGAAAAACTAAAAGTtcagaaaaattattaatgctagaaaataataatgagaACAATTTAGATTCATATAATTGTGAAAAAAACCATGAAATACAATTAgatgatgaaaattatattaatagttttgaaaatataaaaaaactattaCAATGCAAAGAAAATATCGATGATCTATTAAATAATCAGCAAATTATAAATGcatttttagaaaatgtTGATAACAATATCAATATATTGCAAGGTGAAGAGGGacaaaatgataatataattttaaaaaatccaGAGTTGAAAAACTTAATAGAAAATAGTTATGAGCtacatttattaattgaatataaaaacaaaatcgATGATTTGCTATTATGTagagaaaatattaatttccTTCTAAATAATGAGCAAGCCAAACAAACTTTTCAAATGAGAATAAAAAcgataaattatttaatgcaaaataaaaaatgtattgaAAATCTTGTAGAAagtatagaaaaaaaaaatcggggcgaaattacaaaaaataataatgcaaCTTTTAAGACGACCAATGATCAACTTCAACTATTGATGACTGATAATGCACAAAATGGAAATACAGGTAATCTTTCAAGTTTAGATTTgtttaaatatgaaaatggGGAACAAAATTTTGTTGCACTTCGTGAAGAAAACGAGACTACACAATCTACGATAATTTCAGCGCATGGAAAATATCCTTATTCCAAAGATGGTTGCTATTTTACAAGCGTATATGAAAATGtgttatacaaaaaaacaaatcatataattaagaatttaaaagatttaaaaaataaaaatagaaaatcaagattcaaaaataatagcataaaaaatgaagtgaatgatgaaaataataacggGTCGGATGGAGCAGGTCTGAATGCATATTACAATTATATGATGAAATtaagtaaaaaattattaggTTTACCATTAATTAGAGAATTTGAAAAAGGAATAAATACTCATCAGCCTTCGCTACCTTTAAATgctaatttaaaaaaattagaagTTTGTTCAAATTGCTATAAAAAACATGGTAATTTAGCAAAAGCTGTTATTTGCAGGGTAACCAAATTGCATTTCGAAACTAATTATAATGATGGATTAGGGGAAGAAGAGTTGCATAAAATGTCTAGCGAATGTATACAATATGTTATAAAAGAACTTGCAAATAcaataaaagaatatagAAAACAAGAATTAAATAGTGCCTTTATccaatatacaaaaaaaaaaaaacaatcaGGATTAGTAAATAACAAAGAACATGACATAAAGATAGGAAATCGTTTCAGTGATATTATTACTTCTAGcgatataataaatagtacttttaataaaactgatattgaaaataaagatttTTATCATAGTTTGAGTAaatcattatataaagataCATATGAAACGGATGATAATATTGCCATACAACGTTCacatttatcatatattgataaaaatcGATCTGTGAACAATTCTTTCGAAAACCAACAAGACGGAAACAGTACTTTGCAAACAAATActtatacaatttttggaaaaaaacatgaaaataatgatgatgGTGATGGTAATGGAAAAAGCAGGCATCAAGTCAATATTTCCAGCGATACgattgatgaaaaaaatgcttCTGATCAGgaaaatttcaaaaatgataaatatatttcatataacgatgaaaatatttctacGCATAATAACGATATTAacaatgtatattttagaTCGGAAAATGGAGattctaataataatgattataaaaatcaaaagacaaataattttaaaaatgatgatgaattattaactacaaatgaaatattattggatgataaaaaaaaagaagataaatcaatttctaataataatttaaatattaataactTTATTCCACTTTTTGGCATTGAATTAGGCAAAACAAAATTCCAAAGAGAATTTACTAATGGGACATATGTAGGCACTGTGACTAAACAGATTAAAGATGATAACgataatcatttttttgttgttACTTATGAAGATGGAGATGTTGAATGGATTactccattttttttgtttcaaGAACTTTTGAAGCAAGGAACTAACAACATCGAATATCCTTTAGCTACTCCTTTCAAAGATCTAATGAATCctaattttaaaaaggatataaaattaaataattatttcttaGAACTTAaagttgaaaaaaaaaaaaaaaaaggtaCCGGAGAATATAATAGTAACAATAATAGTGCTACCAAAAGACAAAAGCATAATCAAGAGGGCACTTCTtctaaaacaaaaaaaag atatagcgcaaaacaataa
- a CDS encoding inner membrane complex protein 1h, with the protein MHPNTSEVNRGYEENGDELNYDNLANSMLEKMDKQIYDEASVFNSNPEYVNTGERKENNSVNNFYQEEKTNNPYNVGIGINEYNNGHIENTIDEHTLYGGSYPRKVMTALGPLPLPEEFKKNIPEKFVAKPIIEEREIYVSKKERKQREIEIPHVKYEHTFEKIKKLLKVNKLVPSVSEVIKEVPKEVLKPVIEEKIIEVPQGVKYIEVPVEVPCLYPPKIVPKVVTQYVERIVETIKPVVQEKIIEVPQTVIKQVPKIKTVEVPYYVPRYVEKVVEVPFKPNGEMPQLGTHIPFPISESFPPLKPTQYLNNNQAHYGFDENQHSMIPQLCCNTFNEQQNYRNNSEQNMQNQENTPLTVLKPISSKFANSNNTHKNSLLSTNSFLRSNMDYRQNNSNLYTQIENLPNIHNLPEGLKWSYPDGVVPQHVRNNSNNMPPLVFTCPPEIGKVTCTKKDIQPDILTKTGVYEFDGFKKNGTSQSLFPPLAHNDRVPFLPPPAVPGTPDVKAIQKNI; encoded by the coding sequence ATGCATCCAAATACTAGCGAGGTAAATAGGGGTTATGAAGAAAATGGAGATGAACTGAATTATGACAATTTAGCTAATTCGATGTTagaaaaaatggataaGCAAATATATGACGAAGCATCAGTTTTTAATTCGAATCCAGAATATGTTAACACAGGggaaagaaaagaaaacaattctgttaataatttttaccaagaagaaaaaacaaataatccATATAATGTGGGAATAGGAATAAATGAGTATAATAATGGTCATATAGAAAATACAATAGATGAACACACTTTGTATGGAGGTTCATATCCTCGTAAAGTTATGACAGCATTGGGGCCATTGCCTTTACCCGAagaattcaaaaaaaatattcctGAGAAATTTGTAGCTAAACCTATAATAGAAGAAAgagaaatatatgtatctaaaaaagaaagaaaacaAAGAGAAATAGAAATACCCCatgtaaaatatgaacatacttttgaaaaaatcaaaaaattgttaaaagtaaataaattagtACCAAGTGTGTCTGAAGTAATTAAAGAAGTACCAAAAGAAGTTCTAAAACCAGTaatagaagaaaaaataattgaagTACCACAAGgagtaaaatatatagaagtTCCAGTAGAAGTTCCATGTTTGTATCCTCCTAAAATTGTACCAAAAGTAGTAACTCAATATGTAGAAAGAATAGTAGAAACAATTAAGCCAGTAGTTCaggaaaaaattatagaaGTCCCACAAACTGTTATAAAGCAAGTaccaaaaataaaaacagtTGAAGTTCCTTATTATGTCCCTAGATACGTTGAAAAAGTTGTTGAAGTTCCATTTAAACCTAATGGCGAAATGCCACAATTAGGTACACACATTCCATTTCCTATTTCAGAATCCTTTCCACCATTAAAACCGACACAATATTTGAATAACAATCAAGCACACTATGGATTTGATGAAAATCAGCATTCTATGATACCTCAATTGTGTTGTAACACATTTAATGAGCAACAAAATTACCGAAATAATTCTGAGcaaaatatgcaaaatCAAGAAAATACACCACTAACTGTTTTAAAACCAATAAGCTCGAAATTTgcaaatagtaataatactCATAAAAATTCCCTATTATCCACAAATTCATTTTTGAGATCAAATATGGATTATAGACAAAATAATTCGAATTTGTATACACAAATAGAAAACTTACCAAATATACACAATTTGCCAGAAGGATTAAAATGGAGCTATCCTGATGGAGTAGTACCACAGCATGTGAGAAATAATAGCAATAATATGCCTCCTCTGGTTTTTACATGCCCTCCTGAAATTGGAAAGGTTACATGTACTAAAAAAGATATACAACCCGATATTCTCACAAAAACCGGGGTTTATGAATTTGATggctttaaaaaaaatggaacaTCTCAGTCTTTATTTCCACCTTTGGCTCACAATGACAGAGTTCCTTTTTTGCCTCCACCAGCTGTACCTGGAACTCCAGATGTTAAAGCTATCCAGAAAAACATCTAA
- a CDS encoding heptatricopeptide repeat-containing protein, putative, whose amino-acid sequence MILNTLKCIVNKGDTSIFNKKISIFEIKIRCMKNKRRGLKEQPRKKPLDIEKKIRNPDKYEEKMHFDNLSKGELYLPESCKGKKLAMLCNRLYYFDINDEELLERYAQRAIVIANNMSTKEMSLILNTMRKFNHKNVNLLETFAKYIPSKLHKSVPQDISLMLNAYAHFNYVDNNLFNRICEEIPHKIPHFEHSHISSIISAFYKLNIKDKIIIYDMIDELVDRIDEFDSKSLTNLINSLSKMNYKNIDKQIVWIKLFEGVKRIRKDLNVLEIVLIINGFCKKNIKNKNIYNFLNECLNDHIFQKKSIDDTNAYLLCTIAQSFAKIKFYSKDFFNFVFDFFSEENNYTSLDTQHFSQLIYAFSIFNLDDKKKFIDTFIKIVLNKIQNKETKQIGLNEQTLSTISYCLAKLKIRNMNFFVSLSSYLINEKINLSAQSLSLICYSYSKLKIKSEILFYILSMQIFEKMHIFTKQGLAIILNSYANLKIFNVKLFSLINKYLKLYVDTFTNSECLLICKHYEGALKSLAEEGVSVNVQSKKSSLIKINTTKQELENFVQVLKNKIHIFEKNKELKGLRNDDGENVCMNKFEEAKKNELIIELEDGKEENEDEFFSIFNQNDIINGEEEKKEKYNHNNNDDEKIKITKLMLNMGNEVMVDCDDNNPPKKEDTLNIYEKMFLANSKEQKNGFEKNNIPIMNEQLNKNLSNMLNKQNKEIEEKNKTYIKNKNATKSLLELMTSNKPPKINYEKENLIKSAEQTETEFIKAYITEQKKSNENPKIGRHLNKRKKMIQKILSKKFEPIDNIDMLQKKWTNEYILKDT is encoded by the coding sequence ATGATTTTAAACACCCTCAAATGTATTGTTAACAAGGGGGATACATCaatatttaacaaaaaaatttctatatttgaaattaaaataagatgcatgaaaaataaaagaagaGGATTGAAGGAACAACCACGAAAAAAACCACTAGATAttgaaaagaaaattagAAACCCTGACAAATATGAAGAGAAAATGCATTTTGACAATTTAAGTAAGGGTGAATTATATTTACCCGAATCATGTAAAGGTAAAAAATTGGCAATGCTATGTAATcgtttatattattttgatattaaTGATGAAGAATTATTAGAAAGATATGCTCAAAGAGCTATTGTTATTGCAAATAATATGAGCACAAAGGAAATgtcattaatattaaatacaaTGAGAAAGTttaatcataaaaatgttaatcTACTAGAAACGTTCGCCAAGTATATACCAAGTAAGTTACACAAAAGTGTACCTCAAGATATATCATTAATGTTAAATGCATATGCACATTTTAATTATGTggataataatttgtttaatagAATATGTGAAGAAATTCCACATAAAATTCCACACTTTGAGCATAGTCATATATCCAGCATAATAAGTgctttttataaattaaatataaaagacaaaataataatatatgatatgATTGATGAATTAGTAGATCGGATTGACGAGTTTGATTCAAAATCcttaacaaatttaataaatagcttatcaaaaatgaattataaaaatatagataaacAAATAGTTTGGATTAAACTATTTGAAGGTGTTAAAAGAATTCGCAAAGACTTAAACGTATTAGAAATTGTGTTAATAATTAATggattttgtaaaaaaaatattaaaaataaaaacatttataattttttaaatgaatgTTTAAATGatcatatatttcaaaaaaaatcaatagATGATACTAATGCTTATTTACTTTGTACTATTGCCCAATCTTTTGCAAAAATTAAGTTTTATTCTAAAgatttctttaattttgtctttgattttttttctgaagaaaataattatacatCTCTAGACACACAACATTTTTCTCAGTTAATTTATGCATTTTCGATTTTTAATTTggatgataaaaaaaaatttattgatacatttataaaaattgtattaaataaaatacaaaacaAGGAAACCAAACAAATTGGGTTAAATGAGCAAACATTGTCTACAATTTCGTATTGTTTAgctaaattaaaaatacggaatatgaatttttttgtttcctTATCTTCATATcttattaatgaaaaaattaatttatcagCACAAAGTTTAAGCTTAATTTGTTATTCATATtctaaattaaaaataaaatcagaaatattattctatattttatctatgcaaatatttgaaaaaatgcatattttcACAAAACAAGGGTTggctattattttaaattcatatgcaaatttaaaaatttttaatgtcAAATTATTCtctttaattaataaatatttaaaactaTATGTCGATACTTTTACTAATTCTGAATGCCTTTTAATTTGCAAGCATTATGAAGGTGCTTTAAAAAGTTTAGCTGAAGAAGGAGTTTCTGTAAATGTGCAATCTAAAAAATCTTCTcttatcaaaataaatactaCCAAGCAAGAATTGGAGAACTTTGTTcaagttttaaaaaataaaatacatatttttgagaaaaataaagagTTAAAAGGATTGAGAAATGATGATGGGGAGAATGTTTGCATGAATAAATTTGAagaagcaaaaaaaaatgagctAATTATAGAATTAGAAGATGGAAAAGAAGAAAACGAAGatgaatttttttccattttcaaccaaaatgatataataaatggtgaagaagaaaaaaaagaaaaatataaccataataataatgatgatgaaaaaataaaaattactAAACTTATGTTAAATATGGGAAATGAAGTAATGGTTGATTGCGATGATAATAATCCCCCAAAAAAGGAAGACactttaaatatttatgaaaaaatgtttcTAGCAAATTCTAAAGAGCAAAAAAATggatttgaaaaaaataatattcctATAATGAATGAACAATTGAATAAAAACCTTTCTAACATGTTAAACAAACAAAACAAAGAaatagaagaaaaaaataaaacatatataaaaaataaaaatgctACAAAAAGCTTATTAGAATTAATGACCTCAAATAAGCCAcctaaaataaattatgaaaaagaaaatttaataaaatcgGCTGAACAAACTGAAACAGAATTTATAAAAGCGTATATTACTGAACAAAAGAAATCCAATGAAAACCCTAAAATTGGAAGACATTTAAataaacgaaaaaaaatgatacaaaaaattttgtccaaaaaatttgaaccaatagataatattgatatgttacaaaaaaaatggaccaatgaatatattttgaaagaTACATGA